Proteins encoded by one window of Acidobacteriota bacterium:
- a CDS encoding class I SAM-dependent methyltransferase, whose protein sequence is MRVRNFQQQWARLRGALQKLRARVPLGGERVWPAAANDLFVAHESIYRFFAGFADRRRILDAGCGLGYGSDRLAAAGAREVLGIDLEAASLRYASRNYRRPNLRFEIQDLEKLDLPQASFDLVVSSNAMEHLRSPERFLRAASRALAPGGEMLLAVPPITNEHLLADNQANPHHLSNLTVDEWLQLFQRLGLAAHLYRHGHPQIEELDFSSHLPSRFAADEFTFVEVSPRRFAEKASLTAVFRLQV, encoded by the coding sequence ATGCGCGTTCGAAACTTCCAGCAACAGTGGGCCCGCCTACGTGGCGCCCTGCAGAAGCTGCGGGCAAGGGTGCCGCTGGGCGGCGAGCGGGTGTGGCCGGCGGCGGCCAACGATCTCTTCGTAGCCCACGAGTCCATCTACCGATTCTTCGCCGGCTTCGCTGACCGTCGGCGAATCCTCGACGCCGGCTGCGGCCTCGGCTACGGCAGCGACCGGCTCGCCGCGGCGGGAGCCCGGGAAGTGTTGGGCATCGACCTCGAAGCCGCCAGCCTGCGCTATGCCTCGCGCAACTACCGGCGCCCCAACCTGCGCTTCGAGATCCAAGACCTGGAGAAGCTCGACCTGCCGCAGGCCTCCTTCGACCTCGTCGTCTCCTCCAATGCCATGGAGCATCTGCGCTCCCCGGAGCGCTTCCTGCGCGCCGCAAGCCGTGCCCTCGCCCCCGGCGGCGAGATGCTCCTGGCCGTCCCGCCTATCACCAACGAGCACCTCCTCGCCGACAACCAGGCCAACCCCCACCACCTCTCCAACCTCACCGTCGACGAATGGCTCCAGCTCTTCCAGCGCCTCGGCTTGGCCGCCCACCTCTACCGCCACGGCCACCCGCAGATCGAAGAGCTCGACTTCTCCTCCCATCTCCCCAGCCGCTTCGCCGCCGACGAGTTCACCTTCGTGGAAGTGTCCCCACGGCGCTTCGCGGAGAAAGCGTCGCTGACGGCGGTCTTCCGGCTGCAGGTATAG